The nucleotide window aaaaaaatgtagcactTTATAGGCtcaaattaaatataaacagTATTCTAAATCCTAAAACGTTTAATTtacatatgtattatataattatagttTCGATaagtaaaagaaattatttaaaaatatatatatttattttaggTTTTCTACGAATTCGTAAGTATTccttaaagaaaattacaatGATAGTCGTTAAAAAGGTTTCTATATATGacaaaatatgtttttttaatgaaatttatttataacattaatatgatgtatttatatttcccATTAGCATTTGagacgaaataaaaaaaatcctaaaaatttattcatatttttatagtttttttaaataattgtttttttgctattaGGTAATAGCACGATGTAATTCAAATGttccataaaaaatatattatttttttagactaattttattgccattttatttgattcttttttatgcctCTACATAAATGTACTAGTTGttacaataatataattatcaaGTTTCCATAACTGTTGTGCATAAAAatctaaaataaaatgcggAATATGTACAATCGTAAGGTATAATATGCGTATAACACATTATAACAACTGTAcaactcatttttaatagataaaataatgttattttttgggggggaatgGTCCACAAAAATTACCTTATCATAAtccactttttatttaaaaagtacaatATAATTCACAAAATATTCTTACGTCACtgttaaactttttttttcggtacaaggtatgcaaaaaatgtttgCGTCTTTGTATAAGACAATGATTGAGCGTACTTTCATTTAAAACGCTTTATTAAAGCACGTCGTATGTAACATTAAAGATTTGTATAGTGTGCGAAAAGACCATAACAATGTAAACTGCACATATTCCTATATGTAATTAACATATTATAGAAATACTTTAAATCTAAACGCTGAAAACGAACAGAATTCCTTAAATAAGCCCTTAATAATAACCATTGTAAAATGCTATTATTTACTCTCTACTTAAGAAATGAATGCCTAAAAGATTTAAGATGGCACCTTATgagcaaaataatatatacagtATTGgccatataaaatataacattctaggtcttattattatttcttccaGGTGTTAACACGTTATGTTATAATAGAACTCCCATTTGGAACATTATCGTGTAAGGTTTTCATTAcctttcacaaaaaaaaagtaaacgAACTAATGGTACTAACAGTACaaccaaataaaaatgatcaaatattaaaatgaattaacgACTAATATACctaacataataaaaaaatatatgttaactGCTAacaaattacaaaatattttatcgtttgtaataatttaaaatgttctaatttaacaatattattatttccttCCTATTACACAAATGTTACGAAACAAAGCTAGATCAAATACGTAATGCACATATATTGTGATaagctaaaaaatgaaaaatttacgtGTGCTTAAAGAAGCTAATAATTTAAGACTCAAAAAAAGATCAAGAAGTTCTCACTAATACAGAGATATATTAGCAATCGTATTAATCTATTTATTTGATACacattgcaaaaaaatggctatattgaaataataaaaaagtgtcgactctttttatttcttatttatgccattatttaatatgaaaaatgtaaatcgtatttatttgttaatatttattattagtacaattaatttctttttacgCATAAATCTAAAGGATATTTTTTAGAACAAATTTTGTTGCATTTGTTAGTGCGACCTCAATGAAGCTACTCAGCGTtctcaattttatttatttttttttcattatgcATAAACCTTACACGAacatgaacattttttcatcgATTTGAAAAGCTTGCATTTAGGTATATCGCCATCacgatatatttattttttgcacacaaatgtAACAAATGCTTAACCATACATTAGTCAATTCAACTTTTTTGCTatcatttcaaaaaataataatataaataaattgtacTATTTATGATAActcatatattaattttcaaAACACGCCATTGTTATTCtaaaacacatttatttataaaatttactgttttaattattcatacATACGAATAGCAGTGATATAAAGCTtaatacgaaaaaattaactccCGTGCTGcaaatgtgtgtgcacatatatatataatattttcccaaattatttatttaaacagAAAGTAAGACgacgtaataaaaaaaaatgacaggATGGCGTGGATTACCTAAAGGACTCCTTAATATTTTCCGAAATTACAATCAGCCTGAAtgtatgaataaatatgttaattatcaaaaagaaattcaaaatgaaatttctGCATTAAGTAAAAGGGACCCCCAAAAATTCTGCAATGACTGTCAAAGTATTAGGCAAAAGATATTTAACAGATAtagtgaaataaaatattgttaCGATTAcgatttattaaaaaataaattaatagaagatgatgaaataaaggattttttggaaaaatgtcTTCAACCACCTAAATGTAGTTACAATGGAGTGTCTAATGCTAGAAATCCGCCtgcattaaaaagaaaatcagGAAACACTTGTAGAGGAAGAAATGTTTGTAATAGTATAGCAACACCAGTACAAGAATCAGCAGGTAAAGTACAACAAGAATTAAAACTCAAACCCCTTGAAACAAATTTACCACCAAGACAAGAAAActtaaatataaatcaaCCGCAAGCAGAGGGAGGAGGGTTAACAAAAGCAAACACAATTTCAGATAACCAGAAGAATGTATCCATTACTAATAACCCTGCTGTAGTTCAACCTCAAGCTTCTGACCCCAAAGGTAGTCATCCTTTTAGTAAAGGTGGACATGAATCTATTCCGAAACAACCTCCATCTGCTTCACAGCATTTGTTACCTAGTGGATTTGATAACAATTCAAATGATTCTTCGCCACAAGTTAAACCTGGAAGTGAAACTAGCACAACCGTTATTGCTCAAGAAAAGGGTTCAGAAGCAGTCATCCTTGGAAATGGTCAACATAGTCCCCCGTATGTAAGTAGTAGTGCTCCTGGTGCACAAGAGTTAAGGAGCACAATTTCTGCACCTCAAGACAGTGATGTCAGACGCCTCGATAATAAAATTCCTGGTACTGAGAATCATGATGAAAAGCCTCCAGGCGGTGAAGATGGAAGTGCTATAACCGTTGGCGATAGAAATTCTGGTAGTGAAGTTGTTGGTGATTTCGTTGATCGTACTCTAGATTTAAGTGGCGATCCTCTTTACAGCAAACTTACTGATGATAGAGttgatggggaaaaaattttcagTCAGGCTTTCGCTGAAACACCTATTGATGTACAAATTAGTGATGCAACTACAGGCGATAACTCCGAAATaccatataaaaaatataccacaATGGCTTTAGCACCCACGGGAATCATTATGCTGATGACACTTCTTTCTAAAGTAAACCAAATTGTATTTCACTGAAAAAATCATCCACATTTTAATCATATATAATGATTAATTATcacatgctttttttttttatagtacaCTTCCTTGGGAATGCTTTTTAccaagaaaagaaggaacacACGAAAAGACATTAGACAAAATATAGAGAGGATACTACTATTGGAATCTCCCGCTAAAACAGAAGAAAGTAGTTACTCATTTGCATATAGTCCTTCTCAATATTGGGAAACGTGATTATGTGAATATTCAAATATTGATAAATCATGTATTTCGTTAAACatcatataaatgtaaactAATATTTCGTcatagtaatttttttaattgcattTTTCATACCAAATTAACGTATCAATGATGGCATGCTCTATTTAAAGATTTCTAGTTATAAAAGATATGTATACAAAAATTGGATTGCTCTACGTTTATTAGAATAAATCGATACATAGTGATATgtttatttacaatttataaatgttacaTGTTCTTTGAAATGTCtgtaacattttatatattaaaacggTTTTCCAACTGTACATTTATGCATCTTTAAATTCAAACGAATTGTGTGCAATCCTTTGTATATTcaatattacttttttaatataaaatgaaaacataataaacTTTTTCGGGTTTTTTAACactaataatttttttattcctctaCTGCTGAGTTAAAATACGCCTTTAAATgtgttaaaatgtttttatacacatgcccctttttgccagTGCGTTATTTTAGATGATTTACTTCGGTACTGGTGAACAAATCAACCACTAAACAAATTCGTAGGAATATTCTTCttataacacaaaaaaacgaatctgaatgttacatttaaaagataattttttacccaAATTTCGTGACTTCTTTAACTGCATATCATCAATATATACGGAAAggatacaaaaataatattaccaCGGACACGTAAAATGCATGAACTTGAGGTTAAATCATCTTTAATaacatatacaaatttttcaaatggaaATCCgatattttggaaaaagttaaaataatgttataagTTCGATGTCGATggaatagtaaaaaataaaatatacataatcaTAACAATTACTTgctaatatacatataacaATGCGAATtcattaaacatttttacgaTTACGtgcatatgaaaatatacattGCCGTATATTccttaaaaattacaaagagTTATTATTTTCGTTTAAAGGCTACTTAAAGTTAACACtaatttttgcgaaatgttAAATAgttttagcaattttttcgaaaagaataaacaaaaGATGTAGTCATAAAGTAATGATATAGAATTAGTATCTGTATCATAAATAACGTTAATTAATACAATTGTTGGGTAGCTTTGCAATAAGactgtacatattttttcaaaaattagtttaatttttctaaatgatCTTTCAAAAACGATCAAAGACAACATATATCGTaactttttattcatatcGCTATTTAGGTTTCTTAATCAGAATATATGATTTATCATTACACTGCACTgctacgttttttttttgaatattaaCTGAgaagtatttatttattgttCCTTATTTCATCTATTATCAGTTCgtatttaaatgtaattcgttttttatttgttaatataattaggtgtgtatattctttttttaatgtaccTATTTTGAGTATTACCACagaaatgaaataatattttaggTGACATTCATGCAAACGATTTATATCTCATCCTTTATGAATTTatcacacaaaaaaatatatcgtcattgtaattttatcattttcatttattcgtAATCCTCGAAGGGTTTGCGCTCTTTAAAGGGTTTTTTATAGctaaatattattcataaagTGTAACATTTAGCATGTGTGTATTTACAGGCATGTCTTGAATTCATCATGTGGTATGCTGCTTAGTCtcttacatatttatttgcaacAATATCATGTTTGGTGTTACTTACATAGAGCATAATTCTTATCTTTGTGCGAAAAATCATTCGATATATTGCAAATGTAATTTCGTCACTTAAGCGTATCCCCTTTATATAATACCCTATGGAATAACATTTGCAATTTATTcctaaattttttgtgtCAATGTTCTTATACCTATGCATATTACACATTATGCGAAACTATTACGTATTATATATgcctgttttattttcattgaGTTCAATTTTATGACATTATTGAATAAAATCCCCGtaaattcacatttttctttaatggGCCATCCTGCAAGCTATAAAAGAGTACTACAccccttttcaattttaaaacgTGTATCCGTGTCTTTGTAACAATCAGATGAATGAGATTGCTTTTTCGTTCCATTATTCTATTAATCCTTAAACGATGCCCTTCAATCACGCTTGTTTCATTATTCATACTGTTTTGtatataactttttatactataattaatttctcattaatgaatataaaattttgtttctttttacaaactaTTGATGTATGTACAAAATTGATATTATAATACACAACACAGATAAGTAgcttaattgtttttttgtaaaaagagATTACACAATAACGTGGAAGTATTACTTTTTATTCTAATACGAACATGTTCAAACTTGAAGAAAACTTCTTGAATTGATAGattaacacattttatttttaattcttttcttttatataatgagGTCAtcatcctttttatttacattataaaGTTCATTAAACAAGACAAAAcattattttctaaaaaaaacagtGTAACATGACATAGTTTTATACGTGTTCATTATGCAAGAATCTTATTTAAAGCAGTTACCTTCATAtgagttttataaaaagctGAATGAAACAAAAGTTAATGGTATTTCTGAATACTGTAAAgaaattagcaaaaatttaCCTCAAAAGGATAacattcaaaaaatttgcacccTACTcataacaaatttatttcttttgcGAGATAAACATTATGAGGatacatcattttttaataagcaTTGTTATGATCTGAATTATTGGTTATATAAGCGACTGTCTGCGTTACTAAATGGCAATAAGCAAAATACAGAACTTTATTCCGTCATTGAAGAAATTCATGGATCATGGAAAAAAGttgttcaaaatgaaatactTGATAATACAGATAATAGATGTA belongs to Plasmodium vivax chromosome 6, whole genome shotgun sequence and includes:
- a CDS encoding hypothetical protein (encoded by transcript PVX_004505A) — encoded protein: MNKKLRYMLSLIVFERSFRKIKLIFEKICTVLLQSYPTIVLINVIYDTDTNSISLLYDYIFCLFFSKKLLKLFNISQKLVLTLSSL